The Fimbriimonadaceae bacterium genome has a segment encoding these proteins:
- the folB gene encoding dihydroneopterin aldolase, with protein MVTLTITGLEFHGKHGASAEERVVGCRYRADVRLSLDTQATSTDRMEDTVDYVSVATLVREVSDQNSCLTVERLATLCADAVLDQFPTVVDVSLEVSKLLPPTDHVMQSFSVATTRCRDHGRSGA; from the coding sequence ATGGTCACCCTCACCATCACCGGCCTGGAGTTCCACGGCAAACACGGGGCGTCTGCCGAAGAGCGGGTGGTCGGTTGCCGGTACCGCGCCGACGTCCGCTTGTCGCTCGACACCCAAGCGACATCGACGGACCGCATGGAGGACACGGTCGACTACGTCTCAGTCGCCACCCTCGTCAGAGAGGTTTCCGACCAGAACTCCTGCCTCACCGTAGAACGGCTCGCCACATTGTGCGCTGACGCTGTGCTCGACCAATTCCCCACCGTGGTCGACGTCAGCCTTGAAGTTTCCAAGCTCCTGCCTCCCACCGACCACGTCATGCAGTCGTTCAGCGTCGCCACGACCCGCTGTCGGGACCATGGCCGGTCGGGAGCGTAG
- a CDS encoding L,D-transpeptidase, whose amino-acid sequence MKLLQACLVFGVCAIGAVVWGQETGQAQDPGKTQDPAQSTPEKPLTEKPKVEVTPKPLEKFEAVTFADKKGKVYLDLHEVANFFNRPLSYDDATKYTTMGGVEVDRSKLRQLYDGTSLIDTAELEKYGIVYAEGVDGVARVSDEAGSLPVVVPPKAVEVSVSRQTLRAWQGSRLIMKTNVSTGKPGHDSPLGSFKTGGKYAMKLSTLYNNAEMPFAVQVVGDIFVHGYTSVPHNPASHGCIRMPLRPENAARFFFNWVDQGVSVRILKDWTEAAQELIKLEPGGEEELATPGHVKNVRSGSAYGVRKPKPAPAKPKPAAPVYGPPIPTTRGGGKTGR is encoded by the coding sequence GTGAAGCTCTTACAGGCTTGTTTAGTGTTTGGGGTCTGCGCGATTGGCGCGGTCGTTTGGGGACAAGAAACCGGTCAAGCACAGGATCCGGGCAAAACCCAAGACCCGGCCCAGTCGACGCCAGAGAAGCCGCTTACGGAAAAGCCGAAAGTCGAGGTCACCCCTAAGCCGCTTGAAAAGTTTGAGGCGGTCACTTTCGCCGACAAAAAGGGCAAGGTCTATCTGGACCTCCACGAGGTCGCCAATTTCTTCAACCGTCCGCTTAGTTACGACGACGCGACGAAGTACACCACGATGGGCGGCGTCGAGGTCGACCGTTCCAAGCTGCGCCAACTGTACGACGGCACGTCACTCATCGACACCGCCGAGCTAGAGAAATACGGCATCGTCTACGCAGAGGGGGTGGACGGGGTCGCACGGGTGAGCGACGAGGCAGGCTCCTTACCGGTCGTCGTCCCGCCCAAGGCGGTCGAGGTGAGCGTCTCTCGGCAGACCTTGCGGGCCTGGCAGGGAAGCCGGCTGATCATGAAGACCAACGTCAGCACGGGAAAACCCGGCCACGACTCACCACTTGGTAGTTTCAAGACGGGCGGCAAGTACGCGATGAAACTCTCGACGCTCTACAACAACGCGGAGATGCCGTTCGCGGTGCAGGTGGTCGGGGACATTTTTGTCCACGGGTACACCAGCGTCCCGCACAATCCGGCGTCCCACGGCTGCATCCGCATGCCGCTGAGGCCCGAGAACGCGGCCCGGTTCTTTTTCAATTGGGTGGACCAAGGCGTGTCGGTCCGGATCCTGAAGGATTGGACCGAAGCCGCCCAGGAGCTGATCAAGTTGGAGCCAGGCGGGGAAGAAGAACTGGCCACGCCCGGGCACGTCAAGAACGTCCGGTCGGGTTCGGCCTACGGCGTCCGCAAACCGAAGCCCGCCCCGGCGAAGCCCAAGCCCGCCGCGCCGGTTTACGGGCCGCCGATCCCCACGACGCGAGGCGGCGGAAAGACCGGCCGTTGA
- a CDS encoding sugar phosphate isomerase/epimerase: protein MRIGLFLALFGDKSLDEALDIAAGLGLQAVELGAGAYPGRQHLDVPQLLASKSDRDALLKKIDKKGMVLSALSVHGNPIHPVKSVAEDHHNAFRDGVKLAGLLGVPVVNGFSGCPGDGPRAKNPNWVTCAWPDEFRDILDWQWKRRVIPYWREQAAYLKEHNVKFAIEMHPGFVCYSNDTLLRLRHGVGKNGDQIGANFDPSHLWWQGIDPIAAVRELGEEGALFHCHAKDTRIDPYNSSRNGNLDTKSYGDILERSWVFRSVGYGHGADWWKDFVSNLRMVGYDYVLSIEHEDGLMSSMEGLTKALAVLKESVIAESAGPMFWARD, encoded by the coding sequence ATGAGGATCGGCCTTTTCCTTGCCCTTTTTGGCGACAAGAGCCTTGACGAAGCCCTCGACATCGCGGCCGGGCTCGGCCTGCAGGCCGTTGAACTTGGTGCCGGCGCGTACCCGGGCCGCCAGCACCTTGACGTGCCCCAGTTGCTCGCGAGCAAGTCGGACCGCGACGCCCTACTGAAGAAGATCGACAAGAAAGGCATGGTCCTGAGCGCGCTCAGTGTCCATGGCAACCCCATCCACCCGGTCAAAAGCGTCGCCGAAGACCACCACAACGCGTTTCGCGACGGTGTGAAGCTGGCCGGCCTGCTGGGCGTCCCCGTCGTCAACGGTTTCAGCGGTTGCCCCGGTGACGGCCCCCGGGCCAAGAACCCGAACTGGGTCACGTGCGCCTGGCCCGACGAGTTCCGCGACATCCTGGATTGGCAGTGGAAGCGGCGTGTCATCCCCTACTGGCGGGAACAGGCCGCCTACTTGAAGGAACACAACGTCAAGTTTGCGATCGAGATGCACCCAGGGTTCGTCTGCTACTCCAACGACACGTTGCTGAGGCTCCGACACGGGGTGGGCAAGAACGGTGACCAGATCGGCGCGAACTTCGACCCCAGCCACCTGTGGTGGCAGGGTATCGACCCGATCGCCGCTGTCCGTGAACTGGGAGAAGAAGGCGCCCTGTTCCACTGTCATGCCAAGGACACACGGATCGACCCCTACAACTCGTCGCGCAACGGCAACCTGGACACAAAGAGCTACGGCGACATCCTGGAGCGGTCGTGGGTGTTCCGCAGTGTCGGTTATGGGCACGGGGCCGACTGGTGGAAGGACTTCGTCAGCAACCTGCGCATGGTCGGCTACGACTACGTCTTGAGCATCGAGCACGAGGACGGCCTCATGTCGAGCATGGAAGGTCTGACCAAGGCCCTTGCCGTGTTGAAAGAGTCGGTCATCGCGGAGTCGGCCGGGCCGATGTTCTGGGCCCGCGACTGA
- a CDS encoding PD40 domain-containing protein: MRLISPVALLLVAAPAFALDSGPLLMREPTVNATDIVFSFSGDLWRVPRSGGVAVRLTSSTGTESHPFFSPDGKWIAFTGQYDGNADVYVMPSEGGSPKRLTAHPSPDVVSGWTPDGKSVVYTSTMYSNTDYTRMFTVPVGGGFPTQLPFPAGQMGAISPDGKQIAYVPNIKWEEAWKRYRGGQAYPIWLGRLSDSKVTKLPRKTENIYNPAWFGDKIYYLSDAKGPVGLMSYDPASGRTQEEVKGEGFDLKAVSAGPDVIVYEKLGGIYLYDPAKKESTKVDIDVRGDFPEMRPQFKNLAPYISDVSISPTGQRLVVSARGYIFTVPASKGDWRIVNEAQGLHRREGSWSPDGKTIAYITDPQITEELELYDVQTEQTRKLKLGGFTSTFSNLSWSPDSKRIAYLDYNKNMWVTEVESGKTVKIDHTTYNDPQYTTNLTWSPDSAWITYARDLDNHLHAVFLYEVATGKVTQVTDGMADAFEPAFDRSGKYIFFAASTQVGQAASWLDLTSLNQPNIPASLYMVVLDKDGGDPLAPESDEEPVKEAPKEGGEKPAAAPQGAPPKARTSTIDLEGIQDRIVALPGTLTGVSRIVSGPAGTFFVLVPAKRATGISFDGAPTLLKYTMHDRKLAPFAQGVQQVKVSADGNKLVLLAGGVSIVPAAAPAAAPGQGAVNLDGLTAKIDPKVEWEHMVHEAWYHEKVQLYDPGVHGIDTEAMAKKYSAFVPNLTSREDLNYLFVDMMGEVSVGHMFPGGGDSPAGPAPVPGGLLGADYTFDNGHYKIARVYTGENWNGTLRGPLAKVGVDAKAGEYILAIDGKELTQATDIYVALENKAGKQVQVKIGPNVDGTGSRTVTVVPTASETGLRQWAWREDNRRYVLEKTGGRAGYVHIPDTQAGAWSQFTRFFYAQTDKDGMVVDERFNHGGLIANFLVDVLGQKLDAAYYPRAGKPWPSPGGAIFGPKVLLANEMSGSGGDMFPWLFRHRKIGPIIGKRTWGGLIAAFGFQLADGGQVNAPDCSFFNPHTGKWMVEGWGVDPDIDVDLDPYLWRQGRDSQLDRAIEEINKALRDYKPIPLTKPAYRDKSKVSDDGQGKAREGGE, from the coding sequence ATGCGCCTGATATCGCCCGTGGCTTTGCTGCTTGTCGCAGCGCCGGCGTTCGCATTGGACAGCGGCCCGCTCTTGATGCGGGAGCCGACTGTGAACGCCACCGACATCGTGTTTTCATTTTCTGGCGACCTTTGGCGCGTGCCGCGGTCGGGCGGCGTCGCCGTCCGTCTCACGTCTTCGACGGGGACGGAGTCGCACCCGTTCTTTTCGCCCGACGGCAAGTGGATCGCCTTCACCGGCCAGTACGACGGCAACGCCGATGTCTACGTCATGCCGTCCGAAGGCGGTTCGCCGAAGCGGTTGACCGCCCATCCGTCACCCGACGTGGTTTCGGGGTGGACTCCCGACGGAAAGTCTGTCGTGTACACGAGCACGATGTATTCGAACACCGATTACACTCGGATGTTCACCGTGCCGGTCGGCGGCGGATTCCCGACGCAACTGCCGTTCCCCGCCGGGCAGATGGGTGCGATCTCGCCCGACGGGAAGCAGATCGCCTATGTGCCCAATATCAAGTGGGAAGAGGCGTGGAAGCGCTACCGCGGCGGTCAGGCCTATCCGATTTGGCTCGGTCGTCTCAGCGACAGCAAGGTCACCAAGTTGCCTCGGAAGACCGAGAACATTTACAACCCGGCTTGGTTCGGCGACAAGATCTACTACCTCTCTGACGCCAAGGGCCCGGTCGGCCTGATGAGCTATGACCCGGCGAGCGGGCGGACTCAGGAAGAAGTGAAAGGCGAGGGATTCGACCTCAAGGCCGTGAGTGCCGGCCCAGACGTGATCGTCTACGAAAAGCTCGGCGGCATCTACCTTTACGACCCGGCAAAGAAGGAGTCGACCAAGGTCGACATTGATGTCCGCGGCGACTTTCCGGAGATGAGGCCTCAGTTCAAGAACCTCGCCCCCTACATCTCCGACGTCTCCATCTCGCCGACTGGCCAACGGCTCGTCGTCTCCGCCCGTGGCTACATCTTCACGGTGCCGGCGAGCAAGGGCGACTGGCGTATCGTGAACGAGGCCCAGGGGCTCCACCGGCGAGAGGGGTCTTGGTCGCCGGACGGCAAGACGATCGCCTACATCACCGACCCGCAGATCACCGAAGAACTCGAACTCTACGACGTCCAGACTGAGCAGACCCGCAAGCTTAAGCTTGGTGGCTTCACCAGCACGTTCAGCAACTTGTCTTGGTCGCCGGACAGCAAGCGGATCGCGTACCTCGACTACAACAAAAACATGTGGGTCACGGAGGTGGAGAGTGGCAAGACCGTCAAGATCGACCACACCACCTACAACGACCCGCAGTACACGACTAACCTGACCTGGTCGCCAGATTCGGCGTGGATCACCTACGCCCGCGACTTGGACAACCACCTGCACGCGGTGTTCCTCTATGAGGTCGCCACGGGCAAGGTCACCCAGGTCACCGACGGCATGGCCGACGCTTTCGAGCCTGCCTTTGACCGGTCGGGCAAGTACATCTTTTTCGCCGCGTCGACCCAGGTCGGTCAGGCGGCCAGTTGGCTCGACTTGACCAGCCTCAACCAGCCGAACATCCCGGCGTCGCTTTACATGGTGGTGCTTGACAAGGACGGTGGCGACCCGCTGGCCCCCGAGAGCGACGAGGAGCCAGTGAAGGAAGCCCCCAAGGAGGGTGGTGAGAAGCCTGCCGCCGCACCTCAGGGCGCTCCCCCAAAGGCGCGCACCTCGACCATCGACCTGGAAGGCATCCAAGACCGGATCGTCGCCCTTCCCGGCACCTTGACAGGGGTCAGCCGGATCGTCTCCGGCCCGGCAGGGACGTTCTTCGTGCTCGTCCCGGCCAAACGGGCCACGGGCATCTCGTTTGACGGTGCCCCGACGCTCCTCAAGTACACAATGCATGACCGGAAGTTGGCTCCGTTCGCGCAAGGTGTCCAACAAGTCAAGGTCTCGGCCGACGGCAACAAGCTTGTGCTTCTGGCCGGCGGTGTCTCCATCGTCCCGGCAGCCGCACCAGCCGCCGCCCCGGGCCAGGGTGCGGTGAACTTGGACGGACTGACCGCCAAGATCGACCCCAAGGTGGAGTGGGAGCACATGGTGCACGAAGCGTGGTACCACGAGAAGGTCCAACTCTATGACCCTGGAGTCCACGGCATCGACACCGAGGCGATGGCGAAGAAGTACAGCGCTTTTGTGCCGAACCTCACGTCGCGGGAAGACCTGAACTACCTCTTTGTCGACATGATGGGCGAGGTCAGTGTCGGGCACATGTTCCCGGGCGGCGGTGACTCGCCGGCCGGCCCCGCGCCCGTCCCGGGTGGTCTGCTGGGCGCCGACTACACGTTTGACAACGGCCACTACAAGATCGCCCGGGTCTACACCGGCGAGAATTGGAACGGCACCCTTCGGGGCCCGTTGGCCAAGGTCGGTGTCGACGCCAAGGCCGGCGAGTACATCCTCGCCATCGACGGCAAAGAACTCACCCAGGCAACCGACATCTATGTCGCCCTGGAGAACAAGGCGGGCAAGCAGGTCCAGGTGAAGATCGGGCCGAACGTGGACGGGACGGGTAGCCGGACCGTCACGGTGGTCCCGACGGCCAGCGAGACTGGTCTGCGCCAGTGGGCGTGGCGTGAGGACAACCGGCGTTACGTGCTGGAGAAGACCGGGGGCCGCGCGGGCTATGTCCACATTCCCGACACCCAGGCGGGCGCTTGGTCGCAGTTCACCCGCTTCTTCTATGCTCAGACTGACAAGGACGGCATGGTGGTTGACGAACGGTTCAACCACGGTGGCTTGATCGCCAACTTCCTTGTCGACGTGCTGGGCCAGAAACTGGACGCGGCCTACTACCCTCGGGCAGGCAAGCCGTGGCCGTCGCCGGGCGGCGCGATCTTCGGGCCGAAGGTGCTCCTCGCCAACGAGATGTCGGGAAGTGGCGGGGACATGTTCCCCTGGCTGTTCCGCCATCGGAAGATCGGGCCGATCATCGGCAAGCGGACATGGGGAGGCCTGATCGCGGCGTTCGGGTTCCAACTCGCCGACGGCGGGCAGGTCAACGCCCCGGACTGCTCGTTCTTCAACCCCCACACCGGAAAGTGGATGGTCGAGGGATGGGGTGTCGACCCCGACATCGACGTCGACCTTGACCCGTACCTGTGGCGGCAGGGCCGCGACAGCCAGCTGGACCGGGCGATCGAGGAGATCAACAAGGCCCTGCGCGACTACAAACCGATCCCGCTCACCAAGCCGGCCTATCGCGACAAGTCGAAAGTCAGCGACGACGGCCAAGGCAAGGCCCGCGAAGGCGGGGAGTAG
- the secD gene encoding protein translocase subunit SecD, which yields MHSRNQLYLVLVVVLTALSAFGFYKSKFSYGLDIQGGVRLTYLMDMTTLSKANQGRAASMQSDLTKILENRVNGSLGVGEATVQPKGDDQLVIELPGYTDIERAKQILSSTAKIQVYHAKNVTTPVRQLRYAEAGRSSEGGRPEVDFYRTVDPSKTIKPGDDEYKKMIEGWDLILEGEDVTGAQPLIEGNKTKPEFFFGGQGARNLETWSRKYAGQQENIAFVLDGVVLNIAPLEKNAILSTTAFINGDFDPKYVTQLCDLIKSGSLPVELKELASEQVDPTIGKGALHQMVTASGISMGLIALFLIVYYGFPGVVATIALGLYTLFTLTVLRLANATFSLAAIAAFVLSVAMAVDANILVFERVKEEMRNGKKLLSAIDLGFKRALTAIIDSNICTILTSVVLWVLGQGTVKGFATTLILGVVISFFTAITVTRSLLLGCISMNWFNDPKYFALGRNWFGEALEQGAHSKTLNIIPRMKLYFGISAVLIIPGLICFAMGGLKPNVEFQGGYEAQFVGTGSENINQIRDGLEKAGFKGGNVKSATVSGKKVVYITLPPSNALPVGDPDAKNKIAKAAGLNVEGSSLAMVGPTIQKESIQSAVLGVLISSALIVVYLGLRFGFALGGMKNGLKFGGSAVIALFHDVLFVVGNAAVCGMLFGWEVSSLFVTAMLTVIGFSVHDTIIIFDRIRENLVKPIAGETFQHIVDKSITQSIARSLNTSMTAIATLVILTAVGTPTPELKFMCVTMLMGIITGTYSSIANASPILFIWDKLVIKRRGEEHGLLGEATREAKQRAAMAVSYATAGASNGATEAAKAEAKSGYGQVRRRRSVVDQASQEIDE from the coding sequence TTGCATTCACGCAACCAGCTTTATCTTGTCTTGGTCGTCGTCCTGACCGCCCTGTCGGCGTTCGGCTTCTACAAGAGCAAGTTTTCATATGGACTTGACATTCAGGGTGGCGTCCGACTGACGTACCTGATGGACATGACGACGCTGAGCAAGGCCAACCAGGGCCGTGCCGCGTCCATGCAGTCCGACCTGACCAAGATCCTGGAGAACCGCGTCAACGGTTCCCTCGGCGTCGGTGAGGCGACCGTCCAGCCCAAGGGTGACGACCAACTGGTCATCGAGCTGCCCGGCTACACGGACATCGAGCGTGCCAAGCAGATCCTGAGCTCGACCGCGAAAATCCAGGTCTACCACGCAAAGAACGTCACCACGCCGGTGCGCCAATTGCGCTATGCGGAGGCCGGCCGTTCGAGCGAGGGTGGGCGCCCCGAAGTTGATTTCTACCGTACCGTCGACCCGAGCAAGACGATCAAGCCGGGAGACGACGAGTACAAGAAGATGATCGAGGGTTGGGACTTGATCCTCGAGGGTGAGGACGTCACCGGTGCCCAGCCCCTTATCGAGGGCAACAAGACGAAGCCGGAGTTCTTCTTTGGTGGACAAGGCGCGCGGAACCTGGAGACGTGGAGCCGCAAGTACGCCGGGCAGCAGGAGAACATCGCGTTCGTCTTGGACGGCGTCGTCCTCAACATCGCCCCGTTGGAAAAGAACGCCATCCTTTCGACGACGGCGTTCATTAACGGCGACTTCGACCCGAAATACGTCACCCAGCTTTGCGACCTGATCAAGTCGGGGTCGCTCCCCGTGGAGCTCAAGGAGCTGGCGAGCGAGCAGGTCGACCCGACGATCGGCAAGGGCGCGCTCCATCAGATGGTCACGGCGTCGGGCATCAGCATGGGTCTGATCGCGCTGTTCCTGATCGTCTACTACGGGTTCCCGGGTGTCGTCGCGACGATCGCCCTCGGTCTCTACACCCTGTTCACTTTGACTGTCTTGCGGCTGGCCAACGCGACATTCAGCCTTGCGGCGATCGCGGCGTTCGTCTTGTCGGTCGCCATGGCGGTCGATGCCAACATCTTGGTGTTTGAGCGGGTCAAGGAGGAAATGCGCAACGGCAAGAAGCTCTTGTCTGCCATCGACCTTGGCTTCAAGCGGGCCTTGACCGCGATCATCGACTCTAACATCTGTACCATCCTCACCTCGGTCGTCCTTTGGGTGCTGGGGCAGGGGACGGTGAAGGGCTTCGCCACCACGCTCATCCTTGGTGTCGTCATCTCCTTCTTCACCGCCATCACGGTGACGCGCTCCCTCCTGTTGGGGTGCATCTCGATGAACTGGTTCAACGACCCCAAGTACTTTGCCCTTGGGCGGAACTGGTTCGGTGAGGCCCTGGAGCAGGGAGCCCACTCGAAAACTCTCAACATCATCCCGCGGATGAAGCTCTACTTCGGCATCTCCGCCGTGTTGATCATCCCTGGCCTGATCTGCTTCGCCATGGGCGGTCTGAAGCCCAACGTCGAGTTCCAGGGCGGCTACGAGGCCCAGTTCGTCGGCACGGGCAGCGAGAACATCAACCAGATCCGTGACGGCCTGGAGAAGGCAGGGTTCAAGGGCGGGAACGTCAAGTCGGCGACCGTCAGCGGCAAAAAGGTGGTCTACATCACCCTTCCGCCGAGCAACGCTTTGCCGGTCGGTGACCCCGACGCGAAGAACAAAATCGCGAAGGCGGCCGGCCTGAACGTCGAAGGAAGCTCGCTGGCGATGGTCGGCCCGACGATCCAAAAGGAATCGATCCAGTCCGCCGTCCTTGGCGTGTTGATCAGTTCGGCGTTGATCGTCGTTTACTTAGGCCTGCGGTTCGGGTTTGCCCTCGGTGGCATGAAGAACGGCCTGAAGTTCGGCGGTTCGGCGGTGATCGCCTTGTTCCACGACGTCCTTTTTGTCGTCGGCAACGCCGCGGTCTGCGGCATGTTGTTCGGCTGGGAGGTGAGCTCGCTCTTTGTCACCGCCATGCTGACCGTCATCGGGTTCAGCGTCCACGACACCATCATCATCTTCGACCGTATCCGAGAGAACTTGGTGAAGCCGATCGCCGGAGAGACATTCCAGCATATTGTCGACAAGTCCATCACGCAGTCGATCGCCCGGTCGCTGAACACCTCGATGACGGCCATCGCGACCCTCGTGATCCTCACCGCGGTCGGCACGCCGACGCCGGAACTCAAGTTCATGTGCGTCACGATGCTGATGGGCATCATCACGGGCACCTATTCGTCCATCGCCAACGCTTCTCCGATCCTCTTCATCTGGGACAAGCTGGTTATCAAGCGGCGAGGCGAAGAGCACGGCCTCTTGGGCGAGGCGACGCGCGAAGCCAAGCAACGTGCCGCAATGGCGGTGAGTTACGCCACGGCGGGAGCGTCGAACGGGGCCACCGAAGCGGCCAAGGCCGAAGCCAAGTCCGGTTACGGCCAGGTGCGGCGGCGACGGTCGGTGGTCGACCAGGCGAGCCAGGAGATCGACGAGTGA
- the ispH gene encoding 4-hydroxy-3-methylbut-2-enyl diphosphate reductase gives MEKIILAAPRGFCAGVAYAVEVVDLALRIHGAPVYVRHAIVHNEHVVRSFEARGAVFVEDIADIPEGAVVVFSAHGVSPAVRAAAAERGLTIVDATCPLVTKVHNEARRFADKGFLMVYIGHRGHVEAEGTMGEAPGRMVLVETPEEAEQVELPPHDRLAVVTQTTLSVDEVTATIDVLKRRFPHMELPQKEDICYATTNRQGAVKEMAKLCDLVLVVGSTMSSNSNRLREVAASRGARAHLIMTPEEIEQSWIDESKVVGVTSGASTPEPLVDAVLDRLCQGADHVPVEILETVRETMEFKPSRELVRLALANS, from the coding sequence ATGGAGAAGATCATCCTCGCCGCCCCCCGAGGTTTTTGCGCCGGGGTCGCCTATGCGGTAGAAGTCGTGGACCTCGCCCTCCGCATCCACGGCGCACCGGTGTACGTCCGCCACGCCATCGTGCACAACGAGCATGTCGTGCGGTCGTTCGAGGCACGCGGGGCCGTCTTTGTCGAGGACATCGCCGACATCCCGGAGGGGGCGGTCGTCGTCTTCTCTGCTCACGGCGTTTCGCCGGCGGTGAGAGCCGCAGCGGCGGAGCGCGGCCTGACCATCGTCGACGCCACGTGCCCGCTCGTCACCAAAGTCCACAACGAAGCGAGGCGGTTTGCCGACAAAGGGTTCTTGATGGTCTACATCGGGCACCGTGGCCACGTGGAGGCAGAGGGCACGATGGGCGAGGCACCAGGCCGGATGGTGCTTGTCGAAACTCCCGAAGAGGCCGAGCAGGTCGAACTCCCACCCCACGACCGCCTTGCCGTGGTGACTCAGACGACCCTGAGCGTCGACGAGGTGACGGCGACGATCGACGTCCTCAAGCGCCGCTTCCCTCACATGGAGCTCCCCCAGAAGGAAGACATCTGCTACGCGACGACGAACCGTCAGGGCGCGGTCAAGGAGATGGCCAAACTGTGCGACCTCGTCCTCGTCGTGGGCTCGACGATGTCCTCCAACTCCAACCGTCTGCGCGAAGTCGCCGCATCGCGGGGCGCCCGGGCCCACTTGATCATGACCCCCGAGGAAATCGAGCAGTCGTGGATAGACGAAAGCAAAGTCGTCGGCGTGACAAGCGGGGCGTCGACTCCCGAGCCACTCGTGGACGCGGTGCTTGACCGTTTGTGCCAAGGGGCGGACCACGTGCCGGTCGAGATCCTGGAGACGGTCCGCGAAACGATGGAGTTCAAGCCGTCGCGCGAGCTCGTCCGGCTGGCGCTGGCCAACTCCTGA
- a CDS encoding serine hydroxymethyltransferase translates to MPSLSDTVRRHRAPLAEVDPEVAAILGREVERQEHNLELIASENIASTAVREAMASVLTDKYAEGYPGKRYYGGCDFADEVERLAISRVCELYGCEAANVQPHSGANANMAVYFTFMKPGDTLMAMNLAHGGHLTHGSPVNFSGQLYTVVPYGVRDDSEMIDYDEMRRLAVEHRPKVIVSGATAYSREFDFARIRSIADEVGALHMCDMSHYSGLIAGGCYPSPFGHAQVVTSTTHKSIRGPRGGMVLGDKEFITKINKTVFPGLQGGPLMHVVAAKAVAFAEALRPEFKAYAKQVALNAKALCAAMVDQGFRVVSGGTDSHMMLVDLRPFGVNGKVAQEALEHANITTNKNSIPNDPESPFVTSGVRLGTPAVTTRGMGESEMAEIARLIAQVLRAPADEANVQDAKRQVVDLASRFPIHTF, encoded by the coding sequence ATGCCCAGCCTGTCTGACACCGTCCGACGTCACCGCGCCCCCCTCGCCGAGGTCGACCCTGAAGTCGCGGCCATCCTTGGCCGCGAGGTCGAGCGACAGGAGCACAACCTCGAACTGATCGCCAGCGAGAACATCGCGAGCACGGCGGTGCGCGAGGCCATGGCCAGCGTGCTGACCGACAAGTACGCCGAGGGGTATCCGGGCAAGCGGTACTACGGGGGATGCGACTTCGCCGACGAGGTCGAGCGGCTCGCCATTTCACGTGTCTGCGAACTCTATGGCTGCGAAGCCGCCAACGTCCAGCCGCACAGCGGGGCTAACGCGAACATGGCGGTGTACTTCACCTTCATGAAGCCTGGGGACACCCTCATGGCGATGAACCTCGCCCACGGCGGGCACCTGACCCACGGGTCGCCCGTGAACTTCAGCGGGCAGCTCTACACGGTGGTGCCCTACGGCGTGCGTGACGACAGCGAGATGATCGACTATGACGAGATGCGCCGGCTCGCCGTCGAACATCGGCCCAAGGTCATCGTCAGCGGCGCGACGGCCTACTCCCGCGAGTTTGATTTCGCCCGGATCCGGAGCATCGCCGACGAGGTCGGTGCCCTGCACATGTGCGACATGTCACATTACAGCGGCCTCATCGCGGGCGGGTGCTATCCGTCACCGTTCGGGCATGCCCAAGTCGTCACCTCGACGACCCACAAATCCATCCGCGGGCCCCGTGGGGGCATGGTCCTGGGTGACAAAGAGTTCATCACGAAGATCAACAAGACCGTCTTCCCCGGCCTCCAGGGTGGCCCGCTCATGCACGTGGTCGCGGCCAAGGCGGTCGCCTTCGCCGAGGCTCTCCGCCCCGAGTTCAAGGCTTACGCGAAACAGGTGGCCCTGAACGCCAAGGCCCTGTGTGCTGCGATGGTCGACCAAGGGTTCCGTGTCGTCAGCGGCGGGACTGACAGCCATATGATGCTGGTCGACCTCAGACCGTTCGGGGTCAACGGCAAGGTCGCCCAAGAAGCACTGGAACACGCCAACATCACGACGAACAAGAACTCGATCCCCAACGACCCCGAGTCGCCTTTCGTGACCTCCGGCGTCCGCCTCGGCACTCCTGCCGTCACCACCCGAGGGATGGGCGAGTCCGAAATGGCCGAGATCGCCCGGCTCATCGCCCAGGTGCTACGGGCCCCTGCCGACGAGGCCAACGTCCAGGATGCAAAGAGACAGGTCGTCGACCTGGCGTCTCGGTTCCCGATCCACACGTTCTGA